From one Pseudomonas fluorescens genomic stretch:
- a CDS encoding DEAD/DEAH box helicase, which produces MFSQFALHERLLKAVAELKFVEPTPVQAAAIPLALQGRDLRVTAQTGSGKTAAFVLPMLNRLVDLKQKRVEIRALILLPTRELAQQTLKEVERFSQFTFIKAGLITGGEDFKEQAAMLRKVPDVLIGTPGRLLEQLNAGNLHLEHVQVIVLDEADRMLDMGFAEDVERLCNECPNREQTMLFSATTGGAGLRDMIGKVLKTPEHLMLNSVSQLAEGTRQQIITADHNQHKEQIVQWLLQNETYDKAIIFTNTRVMADRIYGHLVAKDYKAFVLHGDKDQKDRKLAIERLKQGGAKILVATDVAARGLDVDGLDLVINFDMPRSGDEYVHRIGRTGRAGNEGLAVSLICHGDWNLMSSIERYLKQTFERRVIKEVKGTYTGPKKVKASGKAAGVKKKKADKKGDKKVVAKRKPTAKPKPNAPLASADGLAPLKRRKPAPAAE; this is translated from the coding sequence GTGTTTTCCCAATTCGCCCTGCACGAACGCCTGCTCAAAGCCGTGGCCGAGCTGAAATTTGTCGAGCCGACGCCGGTGCAGGCAGCGGCCATTCCCTTGGCATTGCAAGGGCGTGACCTGCGGGTGACGGCGCAAACCGGTAGCGGCAAGACCGCAGCCTTCGTCCTGCCGATGCTTAACCGCCTGGTTGACCTCAAGCAGAAGCGTGTCGAGATTCGCGCCCTGATACTGTTGCCAACCCGCGAGCTGGCCCAGCAGACGCTCAAGGAAGTCGAGCGCTTCTCCCAGTTCACCTTCATCAAGGCCGGCCTGATCACCGGTGGTGAAGACTTCAAGGAACAGGCCGCCATGCTGCGCAAGGTGCCGGACGTGCTGATCGGCACTCCGGGCCGCCTGCTCGAGCAGCTCAACGCCGGCAACCTGCACCTGGAGCATGTCCAGGTGATCGTGCTCGACGAAGCCGACCGCATGCTCGACATGGGCTTTGCCGAAGACGTCGAGCGCCTGTGCAACGAATGCCCGAACCGCGAACAGACCATGCTGTTCTCCGCCACCACCGGCGGTGCCGGCCTGCGCGACATGATCGGCAAGGTGCTGAAAACCCCTGAGCACCTGATGCTCAACAGCGTCAGCCAACTGGCCGAAGGCACCCGTCAGCAGATCATCACCGCCGACCACAACCAGCACAAAGAACAGATCGTGCAGTGGCTGCTGCAGAACGAGACCTACGACAAGGCGATCATCTTCACCAACACCCGGGTGATGGCCGACCGCATCTACGGTCACCTGGTGGCCAAGGACTACAAGGCTTTCGTCCTGCACGGCGACAAGGACCAGAAAGACCGCAAGCTGGCCATCGAGCGCCTGAAGCAGGGCGGCGCCAAGATCCTCGTTGCTACCGATGTTGCCGCCCGCGGCCTGGACGTCGACGGCCTGGACCTGGTGATCAACTTCGACATGCCGCGCAGCGGTGACGAGTACGTGCACCGTATTGGTCGTACCGGCCGTGCCGGTAACGAAGGCCTGGCGGTGTCGCTGATCTGCCACGGCGACTGGAACCTGATGTCGAGCATCGAGCGCTACCTCAAGCAGACCTTCGAGCGCCGGGTGATCAAAGAAGTCAAAGGCACCTACACCGGGCCGAAGAAGGTCAAGGCCTCGGGCAAAGCGGCCGGTGTGAAGAAGAAAAAGGCTGACAAGAAAGGCGACAAGAAGGTCGTAGCCAAGCGCAAGCCGACGGCCAAGCCAAAGCCTAACGCCCCGCTGGCCAGCGCCGATGGCCTGGCACCGCTCAAGCGTCGCAAGCCGGCGCCGGCGGCGGAGTAA